Proteins encoded by one window of Halomonas sp. SH5A2:
- a CDS encoding ABC transporter permease subunit — protein MTRTRLFHQPLRHLQDRIATGLITAGGIGVLLAILGIGVFLVWEAAPLLLDGDTASLAMLSPLAWGTLKAALMALLFALPLALGAAAYSAFFMSARLRSRIKPTLEMMEAIPGVVIGFIAGMLLAPWVERHLASTLVVIVWLPLSAGLAGLVWHLASRRWQRRLPLSWAALWLIPWLIAMFIIALWLTPLAEQAFWGGDLRQHLYSVFGLDYVTRNALIVGLAMGFAVIPGVYSLAEDALTEVPRPLMEGAQALGASRWQAVVKVALSAAGPGLFSAVMIGAGRAVGETMIVLMASSNTALLSASPFEGMRTMAAAIAIELPEATAGSTPYRMLVLAALLLFLFTFLVNTLAELVRQRLRRRYQRLGGAS, from the coding sequence ATGACCCGCACTCGGCTCTTTCATCAGCCGCTTCGCCACTTACAGGACCGCATCGCCACCGGACTTATCACCGCCGGAGGTATTGGCGTGCTGCTGGCCATATTGGGTATCGGGGTATTTTTGGTCTGGGAAGCAGCTCCCTTGTTGCTCGACGGCGATACCGCCTCGCTGGCCATGCTCTCGCCGTTGGCGTGGGGGACGCTGAAAGCCGCCCTGATGGCATTACTGTTTGCGTTGCCACTGGCGCTGGGAGCGGCGGCTTATTCAGCGTTTTTCATGTCGGCCCGACTACGCAGCCGTATAAAACCCACCCTGGAAATGATGGAAGCCATCCCCGGGGTGGTCATCGGCTTTATCGCCGGTATGCTGCTCGCCCCCTGGGTCGAGCGTCATTTGGCCAGCACCCTGGTGGTGATTGTCTGGCTGCCGCTTAGTGCCGGGCTCGCCGGTCTGGTCTGGCACCTGGCGAGTCGCCGCTGGCAGCGCCGTCTGCCGCTTTCATGGGCGGCGCTGTGGCTGATCCCGTGGCTCATTGCCATGTTCATTATCGCCCTGTGGCTCACCCCACTGGCGGAGCAAGCCTTCTGGGGGGGTGACCTTCGTCAGCATCTTTATAGCGTGTTTGGCCTCGATTACGTCACCCGTAATGCGCTGATTGTCGGCCTGGCAATGGGCTTCGCGGTGATCCCCGGCGTCTATTCGCTGGCCGAAGATGCGCTTACCGAGGTTCCTCGCCCGCTGATGGAAGGCGCTCAGGCGCTCGGTGCCAGCCGCTGGCAAGCGGTCGTCAAGGTGGCGCTTTCCGCTGCTGGCCCGGGTCTGTTTTCCGCCGTCATGATCGGCGCGGGCCGAGCGGTGGGGGAAACCATGATCGTGCTGATGGCCAGCAGCAATACGGCGCTGCTCAGCGCCAGTCCCTTCGAAGGCATGCGCACCATGGCGGCCGCTATCGCCATTGAACTGCCCGAAGCCACGGCGGGGAGCACCCCATATCGCATGCTGGTGCTGGCGGCGCTGTTGCTGTTTCTGTTCACCTTTTTGGTCAACACTCTAGCCGAGCTGGTCCGCCAACGGCTGCGCCGTCGCTACCAGCGACTGGGGGGTGCTTCATGA
- the phoR gene encoding phosphate regulon sensor histidine kinase PhoR, whose product MRLWNRELWRLLGWAALGTCLGWLVGLPGLGLAAGFAMCLVYHLRQLRAAYRWLTQHPQDEPPAAKGLWGELFDRLYRYQKSQRITQSRLRSTLARIQESSEAMRDSVVMLDRHGDLEWWNSAASNMLGLQTAHDRGQHITNLLRDPRFISYFNARDYSEPLTLTSPIDERRILQYQITLYGDDERLVMARDITRLHQLEQMRRDFVANVSHELRTPLTVLSGYLETYGELADQLPPRLGRSIGQMQAQTQRMQNLVNDLLLLSRLEIDQGGQDHQPMDVTPLLNSVGADALALSEHQHTLTIEGNYPAQLVGSEQEIRSAISNLAFNAVRYTPAGSAITLRWKAFGQGACIEVCDDGEGIDPVHIPRLTERFYRVDKGRSTATGGTGLGLAIVKHVLLRHDAQLQIDSHPGEGARFRCVFPATRLITPATPSCNVSSVT is encoded by the coding sequence GTGCGTTTGTGGAACCGTGAACTGTGGCGTTTGCTGGGTTGGGCGGCACTCGGCACCTGCCTGGGCTGGCTGGTGGGTCTGCCGGGCCTGGGGTTGGCCGCTGGCTTCGCGATGTGCCTGGTCTACCACTTGCGGCAATTGCGCGCTGCCTACCGCTGGCTGACACAACACCCGCAGGACGAACCGCCCGCCGCAAAGGGCCTGTGGGGCGAACTGTTTGATCGTCTGTACCGCTATCAAAAAAGCCAACGTATCACCCAGAGCCGTTTACGCTCGACACTTGCCCGCATTCAAGAATCCTCGGAAGCCATGCGCGACAGCGTGGTAATGCTTGACCGCCACGGCGACCTGGAGTGGTGGAACAGCGCTGCCAGCAATATGCTGGGGCTGCAAACCGCCCACGACCGCGGTCAACATATTACCAACCTACTTCGCGACCCGCGGTTCATCAGCTATTTCAATGCCCGCGACTACAGCGAGCCGCTGACGCTCACGTCGCCGATCGATGAGCGCCGGATTTTGCAGTACCAGATCACTCTTTACGGCGATGACGAACGCTTGGTCATGGCGCGGGATATTACCCGGCTGCATCAGCTAGAGCAGATGCGTCGCGACTTTGTCGCCAACGTCTCCCATGAGCTGCGCACGCCGTTAACCGTATTATCGGGCTATCTCGAAACCTATGGCGAGCTGGCCGACCAGCTTCCTCCCCGATTGGGGCGCAGCATCGGGCAGATGCAGGCCCAGACGCAGCGCATGCAAAACCTGGTCAACGACCTGTTGTTGCTGTCGCGATTGGAAATTGACCAGGGCGGGCAGGATCATCAGCCCATGGACGTGACGCCCTTGTTAAACAGTGTAGGGGCCGATGCGCTGGCGCTTTCCGAGCATCAGCACACGCTCACCATTGAAGGTAACTACCCCGCGCAGTTGGTGGGCAGCGAGCAGGAAATACGCAGTGCCATCTCTAACCTGGCTTTTAATGCGGTACGTTATACGCCCGCTGGCAGTGCTATTACGCTGCGTTGGAAAGCGTTCGGTCAAGGTGCCTGCATCGAAGTGTGTGATGATGGCGAGGGGATCGACCCCGTGCATATTCCGCGTCTCACCGAGCGGTTTTATCGTGTCGATAAAGGCCGTAGCACCGCCACCGGGGGCACCGGGCTGGGCCTTGCGATTGTTAAGCATGTGCTGTTACGCCACGATGCCCAGTTGCAAATAGACTCGCACCCGGGCGAGGGTGCCCGCTTCCGCTGTGTTTTCCCGGCGACCCGCCTTATTACACCGGCTACGCCGTCGTGTAACGTCTCTTCAGTTACATAA
- the pstA gene encoding phosphate ABC transporter permease PstA, with product MKWLKSALQQGIWPWLCAGCVALSLLMLGALLALLLTRGLGHFWPAMLDEVTLNNGDVVAGEAVREMPLPNRAGSERLYFTGNRDVDDARWRWVAIDSIAQQTQPAELLRLKRRTWGDFIGYLEAVEVNGERFSGHDALQQAKQALQLPAPERARYQLTLRTPQGKTLRQPLSTVLSIEAPNAMHIGQKVQLWATDVWQFLSQGPRAANTDGGVWPAIFGTMLMVILMSVIVMPFGVLAAIYLNEIAHQGPLTRLVRIGVRNLAGVPSIVYGVFGLGVFVYGIGGSLDAWFFDDALPSPTFGTGGLLWASLTLALLTLPVVIVATEEGLARIPDAQREGAVALGATRFEMLTRIVLPMATPAMLTGVILAVARAAGEVAPLMLVGVAKLAPQMPLDGEFPYLHLERKFMHLGYHLFDTAFHGEDVQAAIPLVYATALLLVLIVLVLNLTAILLRHHLRRQRGSEC from the coding sequence ATGAAATGGCTGAAAAGCGCCCTGCAGCAGGGCATCTGGCCGTGGCTATGCGCGGGCTGTGTGGCCCTTTCCCTGCTCATGCTCGGCGCCTTGCTGGCGTTACTGCTGACACGTGGCCTGGGCCATTTCTGGCCTGCGATGCTGGACGAAGTCACTCTGAACAATGGCGATGTGGTAGCAGGCGAGGCGGTACGTGAAATGCCCCTTCCCAACCGGGCAGGTAGCGAGCGCCTCTACTTCACGGGCAATCGTGACGTCGACGACGCCCGCTGGCGCTGGGTGGCGATTGACAGCATTGCGCAACAGACCCAGCCAGCGGAACTTCTGCGTCTGAAACGGCGCACCTGGGGCGACTTTATCGGCTACCTGGAAGCCGTTGAGGTAAACGGTGAGCGCTTTAGCGGCCATGATGCCCTGCAGCAAGCAAAGCAGGCGCTCCAACTGCCCGCGCCCGAGCGCGCTCGCTATCAGCTCACCTTGCGCACGCCCCAGGGAAAAACCCTGCGCCAGCCGCTTTCCACCGTGCTCAGCATAGAAGCGCCCAATGCCATGCACATCGGTCAAAAAGTGCAGCTCTGGGCAACGGACGTCTGGCAGTTTTTAAGCCAGGGGCCGCGCGCCGCGAATACCGACGGCGGCGTATGGCCGGCTATTTTCGGCACCATGCTGATGGTGATTTTGATGTCGGTGATCGTCATGCCTTTTGGCGTGCTGGCCGCCATCTATCTCAATGAGATTGCCCACCAGGGGCCGCTCACCCGCCTGGTACGCATTGGCGTGCGCAACCTCGCGGGGGTACCGTCGATTGTCTACGGCGTCTTCGGCCTGGGCGTATTTGTCTATGGCATTGGTGGCTCACTGGACGCCTGGTTCTTCGACGACGCCCTGCCGTCACCCACCTTTGGTACCGGTGGCCTGTTATGGGCATCGTTGACCCTGGCCCTGCTGACGCTGCCGGTCGTGATTGTCGCCACCGAAGAGGGACTGGCGCGTATTCCCGATGCCCAACGCGAAGGTGCGGTGGCCCTTGGGGCCACCCGGTTTGAAATGTTGACGCGTATCGTACTGCCCATGGCCACCCCGGCGATGTTGACCGGGGTGATTCTGGCCGTGGCCCGGGCCGCCGGTGAAGTTGCGCCACTAATGCTGGTCGGGGTCGCCAAGCTCGCGCCACAAATGCCCCTCGACGGTGAGTTCCCTTACTTGCACCTGGAACGCAAGTTTATGCACCTTGGCTATCATCTGTTTGACACCGCCTTTCACGGCGAGGATGTCCAGGCGGCGATCCCGTTGGTCTATGCCACGGCGCTATTATTAGTGCTGATTGTATTGGTGCTTAACCTAACTGCCATATTATTGCGTCATCATCTACGTCGTCAGCGAGGAAGCGAATGCTAG
- the ubiA gene encoding 4-hydroxybenzoate octaprenyltransferase, whose protein sequence is MDRSLLRPTGLSRLADFIQLMRLDRPIGTWLLMWPTLWALWVAAEGVPGRNVLLIFIAGVYVMRAAGCVVNDYADRHVDGHVKRTRQRPLATGRISETEAQLLFIGLVAAAFMLVLLTNWFTVLLSVGGVVLAFIYPFMKRYTHFPQVVLGAAFSWAIPMAFGAVLGYVPVEAWLLFFANVLWTVAYDTQYAMVDRDDDIKIGIKSTAVLLGNADRLVIGLLQLATLALLAWVGARIGLGGFFWLGLAGMAATFIHQQRLIRHRERDPCFQAFLNNHWSGLLVFAGIALSWWPAAGESLSMS, encoded by the coding sequence ATGGATCGTTCTCTATTGCGGCCAACCGGGTTGAGCCGGCTTGCGGATTTTATACAGCTGATGCGTCTGGATCGGCCGATCGGCACCTGGCTGCTGATGTGGCCAACGCTATGGGCATTATGGGTAGCCGCCGAAGGGGTACCCGGGCGCAACGTGCTGTTGATCTTTATCGCCGGGGTTTACGTCATGCGCGCGGCGGGTTGCGTGGTCAACGATTATGCCGATCGTCATGTTGATGGCCACGTCAAGCGTACCCGGCAGCGCCCGCTCGCCACCGGGCGGATCAGTGAAACCGAAGCCCAGCTGCTGTTTATCGGACTGGTGGCGGCGGCCTTCATGCTGGTGTTGTTGACCAATTGGTTTACCGTTTTGTTGTCGGTGGGCGGCGTGGTATTGGCGTTTATCTATCCGTTCATGAAGCGCTACACGCACTTTCCCCAGGTGGTGTTGGGGGCGGCGTTTTCCTGGGCGATTCCGATGGCGTTCGGCGCAGTCCTGGGCTATGTGCCGGTAGAGGCGTGGCTGCTGTTCTTTGCCAATGTGCTGTGGACGGTTGCCTACGATACCCAGTACGCCATGGTCGATCGTGACGACGATATCAAGATCGGTATTAAATCGACCGCCGTGTTGCTGGGTAATGCCGACCGGCTGGTGATCGGGCTGCTTCAGCTCGCCACGCTGGCGCTGCTGGCCTGGGTAGGCGCGCGCATTGGGTTGGGCGGTTTTTTCTGGCTCGGCCTGGCCGGGATGGCGGCGACGTTCATCCACCAGCAGCGCTTGATCCGTCATCGTGAGCGGGACCCCTGTTTTCAGGCGTTTCTGAATAATCACTGGTCCGGCCTGCTGGTATTTGCCGGGATCGCGCTGAGTTGGTGGCCAGCGGCTGGCGAATCGTTGTCAATGTCATAG
- the phoU gene encoding phosphate signaling complex protein PhoU: MDITSDTHSQHISRQFNHELEELKTHLMAMGGMVEKQVQDAVFALLESDSRLAEKVRDNDRQVNDLQLQIDDECTRILARRQPAASDLRLVLAVIRATSDLERIGDEASKIARNALSLSENSSTVRGLVEVRHISEHVRKMLRDSLTAFARFDTELAMQVVREDEFVDSEYGSAMRSLMTFMMEDSRSITSVLSIMWVLRALERVGDHANNLAEHVVYLVKGLDIRHTDPETLDQQAAPKKS, encoded by the coding sequence ATGGACATTACCAGCGATACCCACAGCCAGCATATCTCACGCCAATTCAACCATGAGTTGGAAGAACTCAAAACGCACCTGATGGCCATGGGCGGCATGGTGGAAAAACAGGTGCAGGATGCCGTCTTTGCGCTGCTGGAAAGTGATTCGCGGCTGGCCGAGAAGGTCCGCGATAACGACCGTCAGGTGAATGACCTGCAGCTGCAGATTGATGACGAATGCACGCGTATTCTAGCGCGCCGTCAACCGGCCGCCTCGGACTTGCGCCTGGTGCTTGCCGTCATCCGCGCCACCTCCGACCTGGAGCGGATTGGCGATGAAGCCAGCAAAATTGCCCGCAATGCGCTAAGCCTGAGCGAAAACAGCAGTACCGTGCGTGGGCTGGTGGAAGTGCGCCATATCAGCGAGCACGTGCGTAAAATGCTGCGTGATTCGCTGACCGCCTTCGCCCGCTTCGACACCGAACTTGCCATGCAGGTCGTGCGTGAGGATGAGTTTGTCGATAGCGAATACGGCAGCGCCATGCGTTCCTTGATGACCTTCATGATGGAAGATTCGCGCTCGATCACCTCGGTGCTCAGCATCATGTGGGTTCTGCGCGCGCTGGAGCGGGTGGGTGACCACGCCAACAACCTGGCCGAGCACGTCGTCTATCTGGTCAAGGGGCTGGATATTCGCCATACCGACCCTGAGACACTGGATCAGCAGGCGGCGCCGAAAAAGTCTTGA
- the pstB gene encoding phosphate ABC transporter ATP-binding protein PstB yields the protein MLASRHVDHATQAHVAHFPADQCCLDINQFSLAYAGKPALQGLTLQVPRHRVTAFIGPSGCGKSTFLRAINRLHDLNESVSHSGEISLEGHNIHAPEMNVTELRRRVGMVFQTPNPFPMSIYENVAFGLRLQKRLAKRQRDDIIEWALTSAALWDEVKDRLHRSAWQLSGGQQQRLVIARTLAVQPDVLLLDEPASALDPISTLKIEELIRNLKSQLTLVLVTHNMQQAARVSDYTAFLQQGELVEYGPTDHVFTNPRLQRTENYITGRMA from the coding sequence ATGCTAGCATCTCGACACGTCGACCACGCCACGCAGGCACATGTGGCGCATTTTCCAGCGGATCAGTGCTGTCTGGACATCAACCAGTTCAGCCTGGCCTACGCCGGGAAACCCGCGTTGCAGGGGCTCACGCTGCAGGTCCCGCGCCATCGGGTAACGGCCTTCATTGGCCCTTCCGGATGTGGCAAGTCGACCTTCTTGAGAGCGATCAATCGCTTGCATGACCTTAATGAATCGGTCAGCCACAGCGGTGAGATCAGCCTTGAGGGGCATAACATTCATGCGCCGGAAATGAACGTAACCGAGCTGCGCCGTCGGGTGGGCATGGTGTTCCAGACCCCTAACCCCTTTCCGATGTCGATCTACGAAAATGTTGCCTTTGGCCTGCGCTTGCAGAAGCGCCTCGCCAAGCGTCAGCGGGATGACATCATCGAGTGGGCGCTCACCTCAGCGGCTCTGTGGGATGAAGTCAAAGACCGCTTGCATCGCTCCGCCTGGCAACTGTCAGGCGGGCAACAGCAGCGTTTGGTGATTGCACGTACACTGGCAGTGCAGCCCGACGTGCTGTTGCTCGACGAGCCCGCATCGGCCCTCGACCCGATCTCAACGCTCAAGATCGAAGAGTTGATTCGAAACCTGAAATCTCAGCTAACGTTAGTGTTGGTGACTCACAATATGCAGCAGGCGGCCCGGGTGTCCGATTACACCGCCTTCTTGCAGCAGGGTGAGCTTGTGGAGTACGGCCCCACCGACCACGTTTTCACTAACCCTCGTTTACAACGAACCGAAAACTACATAACCGGCCGTATGGCTTAG
- a CDS encoding PstS family phosphate ABC transporter substrate-binding protein → MKFRAALGLAWLLLSLPLVGWAQQPQAPSVSGTLGAVGSDTMAGLMLRLGEALTTQYPEINVQFQASGSASAPPALLAGTTRIGPMSRRMTTDERSAFIERYGYPPLELRVARDALIVIVHRHNPLAAISLQDVDAVFSTNQACGGSQSMTRWKTLTQDATAPSGRIALHGRNMASGTYGLFRQRALCDGEFRADISEYMGASAVVAAVGESYGAMGYSGHNHLTPSVKALSLTTQQGNAVPPSEAAIQSGDYPLSRYLYVYVNLPPDESLPAAERAFLDLIMSTEGQQITRASGFVPLPLDDLEAQRAW, encoded by the coding sequence ATGAAATTTCGCGCGGCGCTGGGCCTGGCCTGGCTGCTCTTGAGTTTGCCGCTTGTCGGCTGGGCACAACAGCCCCAGGCGCCTTCCGTGAGCGGCACCCTGGGCGCCGTTGGCTCGGACACTATGGCCGGATTGATGCTGCGCTTGGGCGAAGCGCTTACTACTCAATATCCGGAAATCAACGTTCAATTTCAAGCCAGTGGCTCTGCCAGCGCACCGCCAGCCTTGCTGGCGGGCACTACCCGCATAGGCCCCATGTCCCGGCGCATGACCACTGATGAACGCAGCGCCTTTATCGAGCGTTACGGCTACCCACCCCTGGAACTGCGCGTGGCACGCGATGCACTTATCGTGATTGTACACCGCCACAACCCCCTGGCGGCGATCTCACTTCAGGATGTGGATGCGGTTTTTTCGACTAACCAGGCCTGCGGTGGCTCGCAATCGATGACTCGCTGGAAAACACTGACCCAGGACGCGACGGCGCCAAGCGGCCGTATCGCCTTGCACGGACGTAATATGGCCTCGGGCACCTACGGCCTGTTTCGTCAACGCGCGCTGTGCGACGGTGAGTTCCGCGCCGATATCAGCGAGTACATGGGCGCGTCGGCGGTCGTCGCGGCGGTGGGCGAGTCCTACGGGGCCATGGGCTATTCCGGTCATAACCACTTGACGCCATCAGTAAAGGCACTCTCCCTGACCACTCAGCAGGGTAACGCTGTGCCACCCAGCGAAGCCGCCATTCAAAGCGGCGACTATCCGCTTTCCCGCTACCTGTATGTCTACGTCAATCTGCCGCCTGACGAATCGCTGCCTGCCGCCGAGCGGGCGTTTCTGGATCTCATCATGTCCACTGAAGGTCAGCAGATTACCCGAGCGTCGGGTTTCGTTCCCCTGCCCCTGGACGATCTTGAGGCTCAGCGGGCATGGTAG
- a CDS encoding acyl-CoA thioesterase, with amino-acid sequence MTLLDTDLDDVPAPQGQLTLKLLASRQDTNVYGDISGGWLVNQMDQAAELAAGREAGGRTATVAIEAMDFLSPVRVGSMVSVYTELQEVGHSSMKIDVEVWVRALHEQHPDERQKVTEARFVMVALDDNGRIRAVHD; translated from the coding sequence ATGACACTGCTGGATACCGATTTGGACGATGTGCCTGCCCCCCAAGGTCAATTGACCCTCAAATTACTGGCCTCGCGCCAGGATACCAATGTTTACGGCGATATTTCCGGCGGTTGGCTGGTGAACCAGATGGACCAGGCGGCCGAGCTGGCGGCGGGCCGTGAAGCTGGCGGGCGAACCGCCACCGTGGCCATTGAAGCAATGGATTTTTTAAGCCCGGTGCGGGTCGGGTCGATGGTGAGCGTCTACACCGAGCTTCAAGAGGTGGGGCATAGCTCTATGAAGATCGACGTGGAGGTGTGGGTACGCGCCCTACACGAACAGCATCCGGACGAGCGCCAAAAGGTGACCGAGGCACGCTTTGTGATGGTGGCGCTGGACGACAATGGCCGCATCCGCGCGGTTCATGACTAA
- the cysZ gene encoding sulfate transporter CysZ, whose protein sequence is MLDAFTAISRGTRCVYKPGLRRYVFLPILVNLLVYVSMFSFVLNRFDGWLAHWMSMVPNWLDWLSWLIWPLFVISLLVVVFFTFTLVTSFIAAPFYGFLAAKVEVQVTGREPLDDRGLAKTAIDALGREMVKLGYILPRAALLFVIGWIPGLNLLAPLLWALFSAWVMAITYLDYPMDNNKVAFRDMRGRLSARWWQSLSYGGLVTLLTWIPLANLFLIPGAVAGAVLMWDHHYRNVHSVTKLS, encoded by the coding sequence ATGCTAGACGCATTCACTGCCATCAGCCGGGGCACACGCTGTGTCTATAAACCTGGGCTAAGGCGTTATGTCTTTCTGCCCATCCTGGTCAACCTGCTGGTCTACGTCAGCATGTTCAGCTTTGTGCTAAACCGCTTTGATGGCTGGTTGGCCCATTGGATGAGCATGGTGCCTAACTGGCTTGATTGGCTATCGTGGCTTATCTGGCCCCTTTTCGTGATTAGCCTGTTAGTCGTGGTGTTTTTTACCTTCACGCTGGTGACCAGCTTTATTGCAGCGCCTTTTTACGGTTTCTTGGCCGCTAAAGTCGAAGTTCAAGTCACCGGTCGCGAACCTCTGGATGACCGGGGGCTGGCAAAAACGGCCATCGATGCGCTGGGCCGCGAAATGGTCAAGCTGGGTTATATCCTGCCCCGCGCGGCCCTGCTGTTCGTGATTGGCTGGATTCCAGGGCTCAACCTGTTGGCACCGCTATTGTGGGCGCTGTTTTCCGCCTGGGTGATGGCCATCACCTATCTGGATTACCCGATGGATAACAACAAGGTAGCGTTTCGCGATATGCGCGGCCGCCTATCGGCTCGCTGGTGGCAAAGCTTAAGCTATGGTGGCCTGGTCACGCTGTTGACGTGGATTCCGCTGGCCAACCTGTTCTTGATCCCCGGCGCTGTGGCCGGTGCCGTGCTGATGTGGGACCACCACTATCGCAATGTTCACTCAGTGACCAAGTTGTCTTAA
- the phoB gene encoding phosphate regulon transcriptional regulator PhoB codes for MTAKTVLIVDDEASIREMIAVALEMADYRVLEADNAQDAHAMVVDHQPDLLLLDWMMPGTSGIELARRLKREEATAELPIIMLTAKGEEDNKIQGLEAGADDYITKPFSPRELVARLKAVLRRATPRGVEDPIEINGLLLDPVGHRVSAYGKALDMGPTEYRLLQFFMTHQERAYTRSQLLDQVWGGNVYVEERTVDVHIRRLRKALGDAHQNLIQTVRGTGYRFSARA; via the coding sequence ATGACCGCCAAGACCGTCTTGATCGTCGATGATGAAGCATCCATTCGCGAGATGATCGCGGTGGCGCTGGAAATGGCCGACTACCGTGTTCTTGAAGCGGACAACGCTCAGGATGCCCACGCCATGGTCGTTGATCATCAGCCCGACCTGCTATTGCTCGACTGGATGATGCCCGGTACCAGCGGCATAGAGCTGGCTCGGCGCCTCAAGCGCGAGGAAGCCACCGCCGAACTGCCGATCATCATGCTTACCGCCAAGGGTGAAGAAGATAATAAAATTCAGGGCCTTGAAGCGGGGGCTGACGATTACATCACCAAGCCGTTTTCGCCCCGTGAACTCGTGGCACGCCTCAAGGCCGTGTTGCGCCGAGCGACCCCACGGGGTGTGGAAGATCCCATCGAAATTAATGGGTTGCTGCTTGATCCGGTGGGCCACCGGGTAAGCGCCTACGGTAAAGCCCTGGATATGGGGCCGACCGAATACCGGCTGTTACAATTCTTCATGACCCATCAGGAAAGGGCCTACACACGCAGCCAGTTACTCGACCAGGTGTGGGGAGGTAATGTGTACGTGGAAGAGCGCACCGTGGATGTGCATATTCGTCGGCTACGCAAAGCCCTGGGTGACGCGCATCAGAATTTGATTCAAACGGTACGCGGTACCGGCTACCGCTTCTCCGCTCGAGCTTAA
- a CDS encoding TRAP transporter substrate-binding protein has translation MQRRHFLKTASLGVAGAAAAPFVSTSQARANETYNWDMVTSWPKNFPALGTGANDFARRVEQLSNGRMTITVHGAGELVPALEVFDAVAAGTAEMGHSASYYWRGKVAASQFFTAVPFGMTTTEMNAWLYHGDGQALWDEIYAQHNLKPFAVGNTGPQMAGWFKKEINSLDDMQGLKLRLPGLAGEAMNGIGVSTVNMPGSEIFTSLQTGVLDAADWVGPYNDLAFGLHQVADYYYTSVWNEPTAALEGTINLDAWNALPDDLKAVVTEAARASNLAMYSEFAFRNAQALEALVDEHDVQLRTFPEEVMAALYKSSQEAIQRQVEDDEESRRVYESYSAFQKIVRPFSDVGEYAYLKSRDNVGA, from the coding sequence ATGCAACGCCGTCACTTTCTCAAAACCGCCAGCCTTGGCGTCGCGGGGGCCGCTGCCGCCCCTTTCGTATCCACATCCCAGGCCCGCGCCAACGAAACCTACAACTGGGACATGGTTACCTCCTGGCCTAAAAACTTTCCTGCATTAGGCACCGGTGCCAACGACTTCGCCCGCCGGGTGGAACAGCTTTCCAACGGCCGCATGACGATTACCGTCCACGGCGCGGGCGAGTTGGTGCCAGCGCTCGAAGTCTTCGATGCCGTCGCCGCCGGTACGGCTGAAATGGGCCACTCGGCGTCATATTACTGGCGCGGAAAAGTCGCCGCTTCGCAGTTTTTCACGGCTGTGCCCTTCGGCATGACAACCACCGAAATGAATGCCTGGCTTTACCACGGTGACGGTCAGGCGCTGTGGGATGAGATTTACGCTCAGCACAATCTGAAGCCCTTTGCGGTGGGCAATACCGGGCCGCAGATGGCGGGCTGGTTCAAGAAAGAGATCAACTCGCTGGACGATATGCAGGGCCTCAAGCTGCGCTTGCCCGGACTTGCCGGTGAAGCCATGAACGGCATCGGTGTGAGCACCGTCAACATGCCAGGCTCGGAGATATTTACTTCGTTGCAAACCGGCGTATTGGATGCTGCCGACTGGGTCGGCCCCTATAACGACCTGGCCTTCGGCCTGCATCAGGTGGCGGACTACTACTACACCTCGGTGTGGAATGAGCCCACGGCCGCGTTGGAGGGCACTATCAACCTCGACGCCTGGAACGCGCTGCCCGATGACCTAAAAGCCGTCGTCACCGAAGCCGCGCGCGCCTCGAATCTGGCGATGTATAGCGAGTTCGCCTTCCGTAACGCCCAGGCCCTCGAAGCTCTGGTGGACGAACACGACGTGCAGTTACGCACCTTCCCCGAGGAAGTCATGGCGGCGCTCTATAAAAGCTCTCAAGAAGCCATTCAACGCCAGGTCGAAGACGATGAAGAATCACGCCGGGTGTATGAGTCCTATTCGGCGTTCCAGAAAATCGTCCGCCCCTTCAGCGATGTCGGCGAATACGCCTATTTGAAAAGCCGAGACAACGTCGGGGCGTAG